One window of Streptomyces sp. NBC_00273 genomic DNA carries:
- a CDS encoding fumarate reductase/succinate dehydrogenase flavoprotein subunit: protein MAQVERQQWDVVVVGAGGAGLRAAIEARERGARTAVICKSLFGKAHTVMAEGGIAASMGNVNEHDNWQVHFRDTMRGGKFLNQWRMAELHAKEAPDRVWELETWGALFDRTPDGKISQRNFGGHEYPRLAHVGDRTGLELIRTLQQKIVALQQEDFKEYGDYEARLKVFQECTVTRVLKEGPRVSGAFCYERESGRFFVLEAPAVVLATGGIGKSFKTTSNSWEYTGDGHALALLAGAPLLNMEFVQFHPTGMVWPPSVKGILVTESVRGDGGVLRNSEGKRFMFDYVPDVFKEKYAESEAEGDRWYEDPDHNRRPPELLPRDEVARAINSEVKAGRGSPHGGVFLDVSTRMPAERIKRRLPSMYHQFKELADVDITAEPMEVGPTCHYVMGGIAVDSESAATVGVPGLFAAGEVAGGMHGSNRLGGNSLSDLLVFGRRAGLHAAQYAAAAGRPAVAQAEIDAAATEALAPFHAAEGAENPYTLHQELQTTMNDLVGIIRRAGEMAEALERLATLRVRASRAGVEGHRQFNPGWHLALDLRNMLLVSECVARAALERTESRGGHTREDCPSMERSWRPVNLLCRPVDPVPADPAADRIALVRTLTEPIRPDLLALFEKEELVKYLAEEELYE from the coding sequence ATGGCTCAAGTGGAACGGCAGCAGTGGGACGTGGTCGTGGTCGGCGCCGGGGGCGCCGGGCTGCGGGCCGCGATCGAGGCCCGCGAGCGCGGCGCCCGTACCGCCGTGATCTGCAAGTCCCTCTTCGGCAAGGCCCATACGGTGATGGCGGAGGGCGGGATCGCCGCCTCCATGGGCAACGTCAACGAGCACGACAACTGGCAGGTGCACTTCCGCGACACCATGCGCGGGGGAAAGTTCCTCAACCAGTGGCGGATGGCGGAACTCCACGCGAAGGAGGCCCCCGACCGGGTCTGGGAGCTGGAGACCTGGGGGGCGCTCTTCGACCGGACGCCCGACGGGAAGATCTCCCAGCGCAACTTCGGCGGGCACGAGTACCCGCGCCTCGCGCACGTCGGCGACCGCACCGGCCTGGAGCTGATCCGCACGCTCCAGCAGAAGATCGTCGCGCTCCAGCAGGAGGACTTCAAGGAGTACGGGGACTACGAGGCCCGTCTCAAGGTCTTCCAGGAGTGCACGGTCACCAGGGTCCTGAAGGAGGGGCCGAGGGTTTCGGGCGCCTTCTGCTACGAGCGCGAGTCCGGCCGCTTCTTCGTGCTGGAGGCCCCGGCGGTCGTCCTCGCCACGGGCGGGATCGGCAAGTCCTTCAAGACCACCTCCAACTCCTGGGAGTACACGGGCGACGGCCACGCGCTGGCCCTGCTCGCGGGTGCGCCCCTGCTCAACATGGAGTTCGTGCAGTTCCACCCGACCGGCATGGTCTGGCCGCCGTCGGTCAAGGGCATCCTCGTCACCGAGTCCGTGCGCGGTGACGGCGGGGTGCTGCGCAACTCCGAGGGCAAGCGGTTCATGTTCGACTACGTCCCCGACGTCTTCAAGGAGAAGTACGCCGAGTCGGAGGCGGAGGGCGACCGCTGGTACGAGGACCCGGACCACAACCGGCGCCCGCCCGAACTGCTGCCGCGCGACGAGGTGGCGCGGGCGATCAACTCCGAGGTGAAGGCGGGCCGCGGCTCACCGCACGGCGGGGTCTTCCTCGACGTGTCCACCCGGATGCCGGCCGAGCGGATCAAGCGGCGGCTCCCGTCGATGTACCACCAGTTCAAGGAGCTGGCGGACGTGGACATCACGGCGGAGCCGATGGAGGTGGGTCCGACCTGCCACTACGTGATGGGCGGGATCGCGGTCGACTCGGAGTCCGCCGCCACCGTCGGGGTGCCGGGGCTGTTCGCGGCGGGTGAGGTCGCGGGCGGGATGCACGGCTCGAACCGGCTCGGCGGCAACTCCCTCTCCGACCTGCTGGTCTTCGGACGGCGGGCCGGGCTGCACGCGGCGCAGTACGCCGCCGCCGCCGGACGCCCGGCGGTCGCCCAGGCGGAGATCGACGCGGCGGCGACGGAGGCGCTGGCCCCCTTCCACGCCGCCGAGGGCGCGGAGAACCCGTACACGCTCCACCAGGAACTGCAGACGACGATGAACGACCTCGTCGGCATCATCCGGCGCGCGGGCGAGATGGCCGAGGCGCTGGAGAGGCTCGCGACCCTGCGCGTACGGGCCTCCCGGGCCGGTGTCGAGGGACACCGGCAGTTCAACCCCGGCTGGCACCTCGCCCTGGACCTGCGGAACATGCTGCTGGTCAGCGAGTGCGTGGCCCGCGCGGCCCTGGAGCGCACCGAAAGCCGGGGCGGGCACACCCGCGAGGACTGCCCGTCGATGGAGCGCAGCTGGCGGCCGGTGAACCTGCTGTGCCGGCCGGTCGACCCGGTGCCGGCGGATCCGGCGGCCGACCGGATCGCCCTGGTCCGCACGCTCACCGAGCCCATCCGCCCCGACCTGCTCGCGCTCTTCGAGAAGGAAGAGCTGGTCAAGTACCTCGCCGAAGAGGAGCTGTACGAATGA
- a CDS encoding succinate dehydrogenase/fumarate reductase iron-sulfur subunit, producing the protein MSTYDASFRIWRGDAEGGELRDFTVEVHDGEVVLDIVHRLQATQASDLAVRWNCKAGKCGSCSAEVNGRPRLMCMTRMSTFERSETITVTPLRAFPIVRDLVTDVSFNYAKAREVPAFVPPEGVAPGAYRMQQIDVERSQEFRKCIECFLCQDTCHVVRDHEENKGAFAGPRFLMRVAELDMHPLDAAEEAGLDRKRTAQEEHGLGYCNITKCCTEVCPEGIKITDNALIPLKERAVDRKYDPLVWLGNKIGRRQG; encoded by the coding sequence ATGAGTACGTACGACGCGAGCTTCCGGATCTGGCGGGGCGACGCGGAGGGCGGGGAACTGCGGGACTTCACCGTCGAGGTGCACGACGGTGAGGTGGTGCTGGACATCGTCCACCGGCTCCAGGCCACCCAGGCCTCGGACCTGGCGGTGCGCTGGAACTGCAAGGCGGGCAAGTGCGGCTCGTGCAGTGCGGAGGTCAACGGCCGGCCGCGGCTGATGTGCATGACGCGCATGTCCACCTTCGAGCGGTCCGAGACGATCACCGTCACGCCGCTGCGCGCCTTCCCGATCGTCCGGGACCTGGTCACGGACGTGTCCTTCAACTACGCCAAGGCGCGGGAGGTCCCGGCCTTCGTGCCGCCGGAAGGGGTGGCCCCGGGCGCGTACCGGATGCAGCAGATCGACGTGGAGCGCTCGCAGGAGTTCCGCAAGTGCATCGAGTGCTTCCTGTGCCAGGACACCTGCCACGTGGTGCGCGACCACGAGGAGAACAAGGGCGCCTTCGCCGGTCCGCGCTTCCTGATGCGGGTGGCGGAGCTGGACATGCACCCGCTGGACGCGGCGGAGGAGGCGGGCCTGGACCGCAAGCGCACCGCGCAGGAGGAGCACGGGCTCGGATACTGCAACATCACCAAGTGCTGTACGGAGGTCTGCCCGGAGGGCATCAAGATCACCGACAATGCGCTGATCCCGCTGAAGGAGCGGGCGGTGGACCGCAAGTACGACCCGCTGGTGTGGCTGGGGAACAAGATCGGCCGCCGACAGGGCTGA
- a CDS encoding TPM domain-containing protein has protein sequence MRGRETPHNLPIVIPPRSRPRRRTFARAGLALAAGLLAVSGWGAAGATPARAEDPVTLSQQGQITDLVGALGDRQGAVTAALDELYADRKIQLFVVYVRDFSGRSAQSWADATAQRNGLGQNDVLLAVATGARQYAYSADVDSGFTEQQLATVAQTAIEPALKQNDWAGAAIGAANGYNAVLGGQPVPVPTITPGPADPGGKGSGESGAGDFVLPVVAVGAAGALAAYAYTRRKRKYAAGGGRGTTTGPGWPEGAPDRLPLPELDATAKTLLVDTDDAVRTSTEELGFASAQFGEEAARPFVAALAYAKDELTQAFRLRQQLDDAYPEDDATRRRMLDEIVARCTEANRRLDAESADFDRLRDLEKNAPQALASVEERYLELTGRTTTAEATLTALARRYADSASAPVASNAEQAKDRLLFAATNLGLAHAAVDAADNGTAAVHVRSAEGAVDQAATLMDAVERRAQELAEAAGKLPGAQTETDTDLADARGLLTGTAEGTSTADLRGRIGRAEAVLADVRREEAAGRYDPIDALRRVEEADAALDEALAGARERESGRQRAVALLDQALLAARSSIGAATDYITTTRGAVGSRARTRLAEAGRHLERAVSVAAADPAGALAEAQRADGLAREAQQLAEQDVRAYQDPYAGRRPGGGQGGAVLGGIILGEILRGGRGGGGGFGGFGGGGGGFGGGFGGGGGGSGPGSFGGGGTRGRMGGGGRF, from the coding sequence ATGCGAGGCCGGGAAACCCCCCATAACCTCCCAATTGTGATTCCGCCGAGAAGCAGGCCGCGCCGCAGGACGTTCGCACGGGCCGGGCTCGCCCTGGCGGCCGGGCTGCTCGCGGTCAGCGGCTGGGGCGCGGCCGGGGCGACGCCCGCGCGGGCCGAGGATCCCGTCACCCTGTCCCAGCAGGGTCAGATCACCGACCTCGTGGGGGCCCTGGGCGACCGGCAGGGCGCCGTCACCGCCGCGCTCGACGAACTGTACGCCGACCGGAAGATCCAGCTCTTCGTCGTCTACGTACGGGACTTCTCCGGGCGCTCCGCCCAGAGCTGGGCCGACGCCACCGCGCAGCGCAACGGCCTCGGCCAGAACGACGTCCTGCTGGCCGTGGCGACCGGGGCCCGCCAGTACGCCTATTCGGCCGATGTCGACTCCGGTTTCACCGAGCAGCAGCTGGCCACCGTCGCGCAGACCGCCATCGAGCCCGCCCTGAAGCAGAACGACTGGGCGGGCGCCGCCATCGGCGCGGCCAACGGCTACAACGCCGTCCTCGGTGGTCAGCCGGTCCCGGTGCCCACCATCACCCCCGGCCCGGCGGACCCCGGCGGCAAGGGGAGCGGCGAGAGCGGGGCCGGGGACTTCGTGCTCCCGGTGGTCGCCGTCGGCGCGGCCGGGGCGCTCGCGGCGTACGCGTACACCCGCCGCAAGCGCAAGTACGCGGCCGGGGGCGGGCGCGGTACGACGACCGGGCCGGGCTGGCCCGAAGGGGCGCCGGACCGGCTCCCGCTGCCGGAGCTGGACGCCACGGCCAAGACCCTGCTGGTGGACACCGACGACGCGGTCCGCACCAGCACCGAGGAGCTCGGTTTCGCGTCGGCCCAGTTCGGCGAGGAGGCGGCCCGTCCCTTCGTCGCGGCCTTGGCGTACGCCAAGGACGAGCTGACGCAGGCCTTCCGGCTGCGCCAGCAGCTCGACGACGCCTACCCGGAGGACGATGCGACCCGGCGCCGGATGCTGGACGAGATCGTCGCCCGGTGCACCGAGGCGAACCGGCGGCTGGACGCCGAGTCGGCGGACTTCGACCGGCTGCGGGACCTGGAGAAGAACGCCCCGCAGGCCCTGGCGTCCGTGGAGGAGCGCTACCTGGAGCTGACCGGCCGCACCACCACCGCCGAGGCGACGCTGACCGCGCTGGCCCGGCGGTACGCGGACTCGGCGTCCGCGCCCGTCGCCTCCAACGCCGAACAGGCCAAGGACCGGCTGCTGTTCGCGGCGACCAACCTGGGCCTGGCCCACGCGGCCGTCGACGCCGCCGACAACGGCACGGCGGCCGTGCACGTACGGTCCGCCGAGGGTGCGGTGGACCAGGCGGCGACCTTGATGGACGCGGTCGAGCGGCGGGCGCAGGAACTGGCGGAGGCGGCCGGGAAGCTGCCGGGCGCGCAGACCGAGACGGACACCGACCTCGCGGACGCCCGTGGGCTGCTCACCGGCACCGCGGAGGGCACCTCGACGGCGGACCTGCGCGGGCGGATCGGCCGGGCGGAGGCCGTACTGGCCGACGTACGGCGCGAGGAGGCGGCCGGCCGGTACGACCCCATCGACGCCCTGCGCCGGGTCGAGGAGGCCGACGCGGCCCTCGACGAGGCACTGGCCGGGGCGCGGGAACGGGAGTCGGGGCGGCAGCGGGCGGTGGCCCTGCTCGACCAGGCCCTGCTGGCGGCGCGCAGCTCGATCGGTGCGGCGACGGACTACATCACCACCACCCGGGGCGCAGTGGGCAGCCGGGCCCGCACCCGGCTGGCGGAAGCGGGCCGGCACCTGGAACGGGCGGTGTCGGTGGCGGCGGCCGACCCGGCGGGGGCGCTGGCCGAGGCCCAGCGGGCGGACGGACTGGCGCGGGAGGCGCAGCAGCTGGCGGAGCAGGACGTACGGGCGTACCAGGACCCGTACGCGGGCCGGCGACCCGGCGGCGGCCAGGGCGGCGCCGTACTGGGCGGGATCATCCTCGGCGAGATCCTGCGGGGCGGCCGGGGCGGCGGAGGCGGTTTCGGGGGCTTCGGCGGCGGGGGCGGGGGCTTCGGGGGCGGTTTCGGCGGCGGCGGGGGCGGCAGCGGTCCCGGCTCCTTCGGCGGCGGCGGAACGCGCGGCCGCATGGGCGGCGGCGGCCGCTTCTGA
- a CDS encoding PspA/IM30 family protein translates to MSKQTILGRVTQLAKANINALLDQAEDPQKMLDQLIRDYSNNISEAEQAVATTIGNLRMLEADHKEDVEAAAEWGGKALAASKKADELRASGATADADTFDNLAKVALGRQIQSEKEATVAEPTIAAQTEVVDKLKSGLDAMRNKLTELQAKRDELVARAKTAQAQNTMLDAVKNIDVMDPTSDLARFEDKVRREEARALGRQELAASSLDAQFEALDDLGKTSEIEARLAALKSRKAA, encoded by the coding sequence ATGAGCAAGCAGACCATCCTCGGCCGCGTCACCCAGCTCGCCAAAGCGAACATCAACGCGCTGCTGGACCAGGCGGAGGACCCGCAGAAGATGCTGGACCAGCTGATCCGCGACTACTCGAACAACATCTCGGAGGCGGAGCAGGCGGTCGCGACGACGATCGGCAACCTGCGGATGCTGGAGGCGGACCACAAGGAGGACGTGGAGGCGGCCGCCGAGTGGGGCGGCAAGGCTCTGGCGGCGAGCAAGAAGGCGGACGAGCTGCGGGCGTCGGGGGCGACGGCGGACGCCGACACGTTCGACAACCTCGCGAAGGTGGCGCTGGGCCGGCAGATCCAGTCCGAGAAGGAGGCGACCGTGGCGGAGCCGACGATCGCGGCCCAGACGGAGGTCGTCGACAAGCTCAAGTCGGGCCTGGACGCGATGCGGAACAAGCTGACGGAGCTCCAGGCGAAGCGAGACGAACTGGTGGCCCGGGCGAAGACGGCCCAGGCGCAGAACACGATGCTGGACGCGGTGAAGAACATCGACGTCATGGACCCGACGAGCGATTTGGCGCGCTTCGAGGACAAGGTGCGGCGGGAGGAGGCGAGGGCGCTGGGCAGGCAGGAGCTCGCCGCGTCCTCCCTGGACGCCCAGTTCGAAGCCCTGGACGACCTGGGCAAGACCTCGGAGATCGAGGCCCGGCTCGCCGCCCTCAAATCCCGCAAGGCCGCCTAG
- a CDS encoding DUF1062 domain-containing protein, whose amino-acid sequence MLNTWVVAPTCLPLVLRRCHTCASERFRANGKFRVNANHKLLDAWLLVLCTACGDTAKLTVLERVHVRSVRPELLDRLHDNDPGLAAELLQDPVVRRRNHIALDWDGAWRLDTGGSDHLDREVIDVSVRFAARIPVRPVRLISEGCGLSRAEVERLITDGKLVSAVRLGGKLSGDFTFTLKR is encoded by the coding sequence GTGCTCAATACCTGGGTGGTCGCTCCCACCTGCCTGCCGCTCGTTCTCCGCCGATGCCACACGTGCGCGTCCGAGCGCTTCCGGGCGAACGGCAAATTCCGCGTCAACGCCAACCACAAGCTCCTCGACGCCTGGCTCCTCGTGCTCTGCACCGCTTGCGGGGACACGGCGAAGCTCACGGTCCTGGAGCGGGTGCACGTGCGCTCCGTACGACCCGAGCTGCTGGACCGACTGCACGACAACGACCCGGGCCTGGCAGCCGAACTGCTCCAGGATCCGGTCGTGCGGCGCCGCAATCACATCGCCCTCGACTGGGACGGCGCCTGGCGCCTCGACACCGGCGGATCGGATCACCTGGACCGCGAGGTGATCGACGTCTCGGTCCGCTTCGCAGCACGGATCCCGGTCCGGCCCGTGCGATTGATCTCTGAGGGGTGCGGTCTTTCACGGGCCGAGGTCGAGAGACTGATCACGGACGGGAAGCTCGTCTCGGCGGTCCGGCTGGGCGGCAAGCTCTCCGGGGACTTCACCTTCACGCTCAAGCGCTGA